Proteins co-encoded in one Brassica oleracea var. oleracea cultivar TO1000 chromosome C4, BOL, whole genome shotgun sequence genomic window:
- the LOC106340824 gene encoding uncharacterized protein LOC106340824, whose translation MRKMKHLSSIANDVVLRCSRELGLTIDEMVEEFECQWKPGNEGTYSKKFVEFCNSKVATRVCDQNIPERIKDGSFTRLTFDMMLAWQQPDADDNESHQEAVGKESEDKRIQATLSPEQDDISLFYSDIMPLLADHEPSVGEDAFVYLASIIPLHVDVINGRYTFETLTAPTGHQLHFPAYDMFVKEILKCMKHLQKQAKPKGVELADDEIILHVEGTMASQRVVRHIKETSWPGRLTLTNYGLYFEAAGIINYEDALKIDLTKDGASSAKPISTGPWGAPLFDKAIVYESPDFEDGIVLEFPEMTSSTRRDHWLMLVKEITLMHHFLKKNNVQAPSQIWEVHSRTILGIIRLHAAREMLRISPPDPKKFLIFSLFEEVPKGDFVLEELAEISIKVGATKNPCSASSILRSINMDQLGNILKEEGEAQCKEIVKETDHKEEMLTSLESAVNQTREEEREIEKAKATTTELEEEGITESVAVLMQELMRPLQDAVPWFQEVLYWERPSRTLFVLAITILIVYKEWVGKGIAACLIWLVVKMAQNRQKRVHTKKEDEVRVSTESDQTVTESIVSAQYGLIRLHQLMQHVNITIMKLRSIYTSKATKHANMVMASMLALASFFAVVPFKLVIIFGTIYCFVMTSSIGKRMSNDQSNRRMKEWWDSIPIVPVRVLDSSSK comes from the exons ATGAGGAAGATGAAGCACTTATCCTCCATTGCTAACGACGTCGTTCTTAGATGCTCACG GGAGCTAGGGTTAACCATTGATGAAATGGTGGAAGAGTTTGAATGTCAATGGAAGCCTGGAAACGAAGGTACTTACTCCAAGAAGTTTGTAGAATTTTGCAACTCAAAGGTGGCTACTCGGGTTTGTGATCAAAACATACCTGAGAGAATCAAAGATGGTTCTTTTACACGTCTCACGTTCGATATGATGCTGGCCTGGCAACAACCTGATGCTGATGACAACGAGTCTCATCAG GAAGCAGTAGGTAAGGAGAGTGAAGACAAGAGGATTCAAGCAACCTTATCACCGGAGCAAGACGACATTTCTCTTTTTTATTCAGACATCATGCCGCTTCTT GCTGATCATGAACCAAGTGTGGGTGAAGATGCATTTGTGTATTTGGCCTCAATCATTCCTCTCCATGTGGATGTCATCAATGGAAGATACACGTTTGAGACTCTAACCGCTCCAACTGGCCACCAACTTCACTTCCCAGCTTACGATATGTTTGTCAAGGAAATACTCAA GTGTATGAAACATTTGCAAAAGCAAGCAAAGCCTAAAGGGGTCGAATTGGCGGATGATGAGATTATATTGCATGTTGAAGGAACAATGGCTTCACAAAGAGTGGTTCGCCACATTAAAGAAACAAGCTGGCCTG GTAGGCTTACTTTGACAAACTATGGACTATACTTCGAAGCCGCGGGAATTATAAACTATGAAGATGCTCTTAAGATAGATCTTACAAAAGACGGTGCCAGTTCCGCAAAGCCTATTTCCACTGGTCCCTGGGGTGCCCCTCTTTTTGACAAGGCCATTGTCTACGAGTCTCCCGACTT TGAGGATGGAATTGTCTTGGAGTTTCCCGAGATGACAAGCTCAACAAGACGAGATCATTGGCTTATGCTTGTAAAGGAGATAACATTAATGCACCACTTCTTGAAGAAAAACAATGTTCAAGCTCCCTCACAAATATGGGAAGTCCATTCCAGAACAATATTGGGAATCATACGGTTGCATGCAGCCCGTGAAATGCTGAGAATTTCTCCCCCTGATCCAAAAAAGTTTTTAATATTCAGTTTGTTTGAGGAAGTTCCCAAGGGAGACTTTGTACTAGAAGAGCTCGCAGAGATTAGTATAAAGGTGGGTGCTACCAAAAACCCGTGTAGTGCTAGCTCCATATTGAGGAGTATAAACATGGATCAGCTTGGTAACATATTAAAAGAAGAAGGAGAAGCTCAGTGCAAGGAAATAGTTAAAGAGACTGATCATAAAGAAGAAATGCTTACTTCTCTTGAAAGTGCAGTAAATCAAACAAGAGAAGAGGAAAGGGAGATTGAAAAGGCTAAAGCTACAACAACTGAACTCGAAGAAGAAGGGATTACTGAAAGTGTGGCAGTTCTTATG CAGGAGTTGATGAGGCCATTGCAAGACGCAGTGCCATGGTTCCAGGAAGTGCTTTATTGGGAAAGGCCTTCTCGTACGCTTTTTGTTCTAGCCATAACAATTTTAATCGTCTACAA GGAGTGGGTTGGCAAGGGTATAGCTGCTTGCTTAATATGGTTGGTGGTTAAAATGGCTCAGAATAGACAAAAGAGGGTACATACAAAAAAGGAGGATGAGGTAAGAGTGAGCACCGAATCTGACCAAACAGTGACCGAGAGCATTGTGTCGGCTCAATATGGCTTGATAAGACTTCACCAGTTGATGCAACATGTCAACATCACAATCATGAAGTTGCGATCCATATATACATCCAAGGCTACCAAG CATGCAAACATGGTGATGGCGTCGATGTTAGCTTTGGCAAGCTTCTTTGCGGTGGTACCGTTCAAGCTGGTCATCATATTTGGTACAATATACTGCTTTGTAATGACATCAAGTATCGGGAAACGCATGAGCAACGATCAGAGTAACCGGAGAATGAAAGAGTGGTGGGATTCCATACCCATTGTTCCCGTTCGCGTACTGGACTCTTCTTCCAAGTAA
- the LOC106336937 gene encoding glycine-rich RNA-binding protein GRP2A codes for MAAPDVEYRCFVGGLAWATDERSLETAFSKFGELVDSKIINDRETGRSRGFGFVTFKDEQSMKDAIEGMNGQDLDGRSITVNEAQSRGSGGGGGGRVGGGGYRGGGGGYGGGGGGYGGGRREGGYSGGGGGYSSRGGGGGGYGGGGRREGGGYGGGDGGYGGGGGGGGW; via the exons ATGGCGGCCCCTGATGTTGAGTACCGGTGCTTCGTTGGAGGTCTAGCATGGGCCACCGATGAGAGGTCTCTCGAGACCGCCTTCTCTAAGTTCGGCGAACTTGTTGATTCCAAG ATCATTAACGATCGTGAGACCGGAAGATCAAGGGGGTTTGGGTTCGTCACTTTCAAGGATGAGCAATCCATGAAGGATGCCATCGAAGGGATGAACGGGCAGGATCTCGATGGTCGCAGCATCACTGTGAACGAAGCTCAGTCCCGTGGAAGCGGCGGCGGCGGAGGTGGCCGTGTGGGTGGGGGTGGATACCGCGGTGGTGGTGGTGGCTACGGAGGTGGCGGTGGTGGTTACGGAGGCGGAAGACGGGAGGGTGGATACAGTGGCGGTGGAGGTGGCTACTCCTCGAGAGGAGGTGGTGGCGGAGGATACGGTGGAGGTGGCAGACGTGAGGGTGGGGGATACGGAGGTGGTGATGGAGGATACGGAGGGGGCGGCGGCGGTGGTGGTTGGTAA
- the LOC106337608 gene encoding cytochrome P450 71B2-like isoform X2, producing the protein MLQPTKDGRDRKIHLRFQRHRTFGIRYIREEEVGLVVKKVSESALRQSPLDLSKTIFSLTASIICRVALGQNFNEDGFVIDQERIEELVTEAAEAIGTFNFSDFFPGALGRFLDWFFQRYKKMNKVFEELDAFYQHVIDDHLKLEGRKDPDIVSLLLDLIHKQGNEDSFKLNIDNVKAILMDLFLAGVDTSAVTMIWAMSELVRNPRAMKKAQETIRTTLGDKKEIITEDDLGKVDYLTLIIKETFRLHPALPFILPRETMSHVKIQGYDIPPKTQIQINVWTIGRDPERWTDPGDFIPERFIDSSVDFRGQHFELLPFGSGRRMCPAMPMGVATVELGLMNLLYFFDWALPDGMNFGDIDMEETGNISIVKKVPLQLVPLQRY; encoded by the exons ATGTTGCAGCCGACCAAAGACGGTAGGGACCGGAAAATTCACTTACGGTTTCAAAGACATCGCACTTTCGGAATACG GTATATCAGAGAGGAAGAGGTTGGACTTGTGGTGAAGAAAGTGTCTGAATCTGCTTTGAGACAATCTCCTCTAGATTTAAGCAAAACCATTTTCTCACTCACCGCAAGCATCATTTGTAGAGTAGCTTTAGGACAGAACTTCAACGAAGATGGCTTTGTTATCGATCAAGAAAGGATCGAAGAACTTGTCACCGAAGCAGCAGAAGCTATAGGGACTTTCAATTTCTCTGATTTCTTCCCTGGTGCACTTGGAAGATTCCTAGATTGGTTCTTTCAACGGTACAAGAAGATGAACAAAGTCTTTGAAGAGCTTGATGCTTTTTATCAGCATGTGATTGATGACCACTTGAAACTAGAAGGAAGGAAAGACCCGGATATCGTTTCCTTGTTGTTGGATTTGATCCATAAACAAGGAAATGAAGATTCTTTCAAACTCAATATTGATAATGTCAAGGCTATCCTCATG GATCTATTTCTCGCGGGGGTAGATACTAGTGCTGTAACAATGATTTGGGCGATGTCAGAACTCGTTAGAAACCCTAGAGCAATGAAGAAAGCTCAGGAAACGATTCGAACCACCCTTGGGGACAAAAAGGAAATAATCACTGAAGATGATCTAGGCAAAGTTGATTACTTGACGCTCATAATCAAGGAAACATTCAGACTACATCCAGCACTTCCATTTATACTCCCAAGAGAAACAATGTCTCATGTCAAGATCCAAGGCTACGATATTCCCCCGAAAACGCAAATTCAAATTAACGTATGGACAATCGGACGTGACCCAGAGCGTTGGACTGACCCCGGAGATTTCATCCCTGAACGGTTTATTGATAGTTCTGTAGATTTCAGAGGACAACATTTTGAGCTGTTACCGTTTGGTTCTGGTCGGAGGATGTGTCCCGCGATGCCAATGGGGGTTGCTACTGTGGAACTAGGATTGATGAATTTGCTTTACTTTTTCGATTGGGCATTGCCTGATGGAATGAACTTTGGAGACATTGATATGGAAGAAACTGGTAATATCTCCATTGTCAAAAAAGTACCTCTTCAACTTGTGCCCCTTCAACGTTATTGA
- the LOC106337608 gene encoding cytochrome P450 71B2-like isoform X1 — protein MGILLCFFLVLVFTLVSSNFLKKITNSKFNLPPSPSSLPVIGNLHHLAGLPHRCFHNLSMKYGPVMLLRLGLVPVVVISSSEAAEAVLKTHDLECCSRPKTVGTGKFTYGFKDIALSEYGAYWREMRKLAVIELFSLKRVQSFRYIREEEVGLVVKKVSESALRQSPLDLSKTIFSLTASIICRVALGQNFNEDGFVIDQERIEELVTEAAEAIGTFNFSDFFPGALGRFLDWFFQRYKKMNKVFEELDAFYQHVIDDHLKLEGRKDPDIVSLLLDLIHKQGNEDSFKLNIDNVKAILMDLFLAGVDTSAVTMIWAMSELVRNPRAMKKAQETIRTTLGDKKEIITEDDLGKVDYLTLIIKETFRLHPALPFILPRETMSHVKIQGYDIPPKTQIQINVWTIGRDPERWTDPGDFIPERFIDSSVDFRGQHFELLPFGSGRRMCPAMPMGVATVELGLMNLLYFFDWALPDGMNFGDIDMEETGNISIVKKVPLQLVPLQRY, from the exons ATGGGGATCTTGCTCTGTTTCTTCTTGGTTTTGGTTTTTACTCTCGTATCATCAAACTTTCTTAAAAAGATTACAAACTCAAAGTTTAACCTTCCTCCAAGCCCTTCAAGTCTTCCAGTCATTGGAAACTTACACCATCTTGCAGGATTGCCTCACAGATGTTTTCATAACCTCTCCATGAAATACGGACCAGTGATGCTTCTCCGTCTCGGGTTGGTTCCAGTGGTTGTTATCTCATCGAGTGAAGCAGCTGAAGCAGTTCTCAAAACTCACGACCTGGAATGTTGCAGCCGACCAAAGACGGTAGGGACCGGAAAATTCACTTACGGTTTCAAAGACATCGCACTTTCGGAATACGGTGCGTACTGGCGGGAAATGCGGAAACTCGCGGTGATCGAGCTTTTTAGCCTCAAGAGGGTTCAATCGTTTAGGTATATCAGAGAGGAAGAGGTTGGACTTGTGGTGAAGAAAGTGTCTGAATCTGCTTTGAGACAATCTCCTCTAGATTTAAGCAAAACCATTTTCTCACTCACCGCAAGCATCATTTGTAGAGTAGCTTTAGGACAGAACTTCAACGAAGATGGCTTTGTTATCGATCAAGAAAGGATCGAAGAACTTGTCACCGAAGCAGCAGAAGCTATAGGGACTTTCAATTTCTCTGATTTCTTCCCTGGTGCACTTGGAAGATTCCTAGATTGGTTCTTTCAACGGTACAAGAAGATGAACAAAGTCTTTGAAGAGCTTGATGCTTTTTATCAGCATGTGATTGATGACCACTTGAAACTAGAAGGAAGGAAAGACCCGGATATCGTTTCCTTGTTGTTGGATTTGATCCATAAACAAGGAAATGAAGATTCTTTCAAACTCAATATTGATAATGTCAAGGCTATCCTCATG GATCTATTTCTCGCGGGGGTAGATACTAGTGCTGTAACAATGATTTGGGCGATGTCAGAACTCGTTAGAAACCCTAGAGCAATGAAGAAAGCTCAGGAAACGATTCGAACCACCCTTGGGGACAAAAAGGAAATAATCACTGAAGATGATCTAGGCAAAGTTGATTACTTGACGCTCATAATCAAGGAAACATTCAGACTACATCCAGCACTTCCATTTATACTCCCAAGAGAAACAATGTCTCATGTCAAGATCCAAGGCTACGATATTCCCCCGAAAACGCAAATTCAAATTAACGTATGGACAATCGGACGTGACCCAGAGCGTTGGACTGACCCCGGAGATTTCATCCCTGAACGGTTTATTGATAGTTCTGTAGATTTCAGAGGACAACATTTTGAGCTGTTACCGTTTGGTTCTGGTCGGAGGATGTGTCCCGCGATGCCAATGGGGGTTGCTACTGTGGAACTAGGATTGATGAATTTGCTTTACTTTTTCGATTGGGCATTGCCTGATGGAATGAACTTTGGAGACATTGATATGGAAGAAACTGGTAATATCTCCATTGTCAAAAAAGTACCTCTTCAACTTGTGCCCCTTCAACGTTATTGA
- the LOC106341186 gene encoding putative F-box/kelch-repeat protein At2g29810, producing the protein MAQIPGGGDANKKPQEEPVLYASIGFPPSESPSWYTLHRDNVSLTLRRIQEPLPSRLLSAVATIGTEMYVLGGSVGGNATSDVTLIDCRFRTSQPLPSMRRARSRAVAGAIGGKIYVIGGCRKKSDDWVEVFDVKARSWRVVPGVLPHAHWEGQFVTCAVMDDKIFVLDPTTCLVFDPIVGALVEWDDGVEMRSLWQASSCVVDDMLYTVDPGCSLKHPIVVYDPKAKERRWRPVCGVDLRRDLPPFDSWYDSKMANLGGKLVILVGSNPWPCFHHGTEEIWCVEIALERQGDDIWGHVESTTLVLTSRKWPSIELSRTVTL; encoded by the coding sequence ATGGCTCAAATTCCCGGCGGCGGCGATGCAAACAAGAAACCGCAAGAAGAGCCAGTTCTCTACGCCTCCATCGGATTCCCTCCTTCCGAAAGCCCGAGTTGGTACACTCTCCACCGAGACAACGTTTCTTTAACCTTGCGCAGGATCCAAGAACCATTACCTTCGAGGCTCCTGAGCGCCGTCGCCACGATCGGAACAGAGATGTACGTACTCGGTGGAAGCGTCGGAGGAAACGCCACGTCGGACGTGACTCTCATAGACTGCAGATTCCGGACGTCTCAGCCCCTCCCGAGCATGAGAAGGGCTCGCAGCCGCGCGGTGGCCGGAGCAATCGGCGGGAAGATATACGTCATCGGAGGCTGCAGGAAGAAGTCTGACGACTGGGTCGAAGTCTTTGACGTCAAGGCTCGGAGTTGGCGTGTTGTCCCTGGCGTCTTGCCTCACGCTCATTGGGAAGGACAGTTCGTGACATGCGCCGTGATGGACGACAAGATCTTCGTTCTGGATCCGACTACTTGTTTGGTTTTCGATCCCATTGTGGGCGCTTTGGTTGAATGGGACGACGGAGTTGAGATGAGGAGTTTGTGGCAAGCGTCGTCTTGTGTGGTCGATGATATGTTGTATACCGTTGATCCTGGGTGTTCTCTTAAGCATCCGATAGTTGTGTATGATCCTAAGGCAAAGGAGAGGAGGTGGAGGCCAGTGTGTGGTGTAGATTTGAGGAGAGATTTGCCTCCTTTTGATTCTTGGTATGACTCCAAAATGGCGAATCTTGGTGGGAAGTTGGTGATTCTGGTCGGTAGTAACCCCTGGCCTTGTTTTCATCACGGGACCGAGGAGATTTGGTGCGTAGAGATCGCTTTGGAAAGACAGGGAGATGATATTTGGGGGCATGTCGAGTCAACCACGCTGGTGCTTACATCCCGGAAGTGGCCTTCCATTGAGCTTTCTCGAACTGTTACTCTTTGA
- the LOC106339923 gene encoding phenylalanine--tRNA ligase alpha subunit, cytoplasmic-like has product MAEEAILGFLQNNDEIAHSGYFAAEHNLDHEEVKNVIKSLQAFRYIEAKVLKREFFDLTDEGKKYAAEGSPEFHFFSAVPEEGTISMDDLQRMLDPFVFDVGSKQAPKKKWVAMGQQVSRTVQHVEDKVKEMLLQIQQGLELDQETLKSLKYRKLIILTEKWSGYSEVKKGPNYAPKRRSLATDLTRENLQNWQELDFKEYNVNAKGQPVDSGHLHPLLKVRKQFKDIFCQMGFEEMPTNNFVESSFWNFDALFQPQQHPARDSHDTFFLKAPWTTRELPEDYVARVKQVHESGGYGSRGYNCEWKREEANKNLLRTHTTAVSSRMLYALAKGPFTPKKYFSIDRVFRNEAVDKTHLAEFHQIEGVVCDRGLTLGDLIGVLQEFFSRLGMSNLRFKPAYNPYTEPSMEIFSYHAGLEKWVEIGNSGMFRPEMLQPMGLPEDVRVIAWGLSLERPTMILYKCDNIRELFGHKVDLKKVKENPICRIGIESA; this is encoded by the exons ATGGCGGAGGAGGCGATTCTAGGGTTCCTGCAGAACAACGATGAAATCGCACATTCAGGTTACTTCGCGGCCGAGCACAACCTCGATCACGAAGAAGTTAAAAACGTCATCAAGAGCTTACAGGCTTTTCGCTACATCGAAGCTAAG GTGCTTAAACGGGAATTTTTCGATTTGACTGATGAAGGGAAGAAATATGCGGCTGAAGGGTCGCCGGAGTTTCACTTTTTCTCGGCTGTTCCCGAGGAAGGTACCATATCAATGGATGATCTACAG AGAATGCTAGATCCTTTTGTATTCGATGTTGGAAGTAAACAAGCTCCAAAGAAAAAGTGGGTTGCAATGGGACAGCAAGTCTCTAGAACG GTTCAACATGTTGAAGATAAAGTGAAGGAGATGCTTTTACAAATACAGCAAGGACTG GAACTTGACCAAGAAACTCTCAAATCTCTCAAATACAGGAAACTCATCATATTGACAGA GAAATGGAGTGGCTATTCTGAAGTAAAGAAAGGTCCCAACTATGCTCCCAAAAGGAGGAGTTTGGCCACTGATTTGACTCGAGAAAATCTACAAAA TTGGCAAGAGTTAGATTTCAAGGAGTATAACGTCAATGCTAAGGGACAGCCTGTTGATTCTGGGCATCTCCACCCCCTTCTAAAG GTGCGGAAGCAGTTCAAAGACATATTTTGTCAGATGGG GTTTGAAGAGATGCCAACAAACAACTTTGTTGAGAGCAG CTTCTGGAATTTTGATGCACTGTTCCAACCGCAGCAGCACCCTGCTCGTGACTCTCATGACACCTTCTTTCTGAAAG CTCCTTGGACGACAAGGGAATTACCAGAAGATTATGTTGCAAGGGTGAAACAAGTTCATGAGTCTGGTGGATATGGATCGCGAGG GTATAATTGTGAGTGGAAAAGAGAGGAAGCAAACAAAAATCTTCTCCGTACCCACACAACGGCAGTGTCGTCTAGGATGCTTTATGCACTCGCAAAG GGACCATTCACTCCGAAGAAGTACTTTTCAATAGACCGTGTCTTCAGAAACGAGGCTGTTGACAAAACCCATCTGGCAGAGTTCCATCAGATTGAAG GTGTGGTCTGTGATCGTGGTCTTACATTGGGTGATCTCATTGGTGTATTACAAGAATTCTTCTCTCGATTAG GGATGTCCAATCTACGTTTCAAGCCTGCATACAACCCATACACTGAACCAAGCATGGAGATTTTCAG CTACCATGCAGGACTAGAGAAATGGGTAGAGATTGGAAACTCTGGCATGTTCAGACCTGAAATGCTACAACCAATGGGTCTTCCAGAGGATGTTCGAGTCATTGCATGGGGTCTCTCTCTTGAAAG ACCAACAATGATCTTATACAAATGTGACAACATCCGCGAGCTGTTTGGACACAAG GTGGATCTTAAAAAAGTTAAAGAGAATCCCATCTGTCGCATTGGAATCGAATCAGCATGA
- the LOC106338883 gene encoding putative F-box/kelch-repeat protein At2g29810: MCVIVECKLGRENRDKFKNRITLALFHKTLAQMPGGDRNKKPQEEPVLYASIGFPSSETPSWHTLHRDHVSFRLRKIASLPSRLLSAVATVGTEMYVLGGSVGGNPTSDVNLIDCRFHTSRSLPSMKRTRSRAVAGAIDGKVYVIGGCRKKSDDWVEAFDFVLDPSATCLVFDPSVGALVEWDDGGELMSLWQASSCMVDDKPNKLYTIDTGRSLKYPIVVYDPKAKVKRWKPVYGVNLRRDLLPFSSYYDSKMANLGGKLLILIGNNPWPIFHYGRQDVWCVEIALERHGDETFGRVESTMLVLTSQKWPSIELSRTLTI; the protein is encoded by the exons ATGTGTGTGATTGTCGAATGTAAATTAGGAAGAGAAAATCGAG ACAAGTTCAAAAACCGAATTACGCTCGCTCTCTTTCACAAGACGTTGGCTCAAATGCCCGGAGGTGATCGGAACAAGAAACCGCAAGAAG AACCCGTTCTCTACGCCTCCATCGGATTCCCTTCCTCCGAAACCCCGAGCTGGCACACTCTCCACCGCGACCACGTTTCTTTCCGCCTCCGCAAGATCGCATCACTCCCTTCCCGCCTCCTGAGCGCCGTCGCCACAGTCGGAACGGAGATGTACGTTCTCGGCGGAAGCGTCGGCGGAAACCCCACGTCGGACGTGAACCTCATCGACTGCAGGTTCCACACGAGCCGCTCGCTCCCGAGCATGAAGAGGACTCGCAGCCGGGCGGTGGCCGGAGCCATCGACGGTAAGGTGTACGTCATCGGAGGTTGCAGGAAGAAGTCTGATGATTGGGTCGAAGCCTTTGAC TTCGTTTTGGACCCGAGTGCTACTTGTTTGGTTTTCGATCCCAGTGTAGGTGCTTTGGTCGAGTGGGACGATGGAGGCGAGCTTATGAGTCTGTGGCAAGCGTCGTCGTGTATGGTTGATGATAA GCCTAATAAGTTGTATACAATTGATACTGGGCGTTCTCTCAAGTATCCGATAGTTGTGTATGATCCAAAGGCAAAGGTGAAGAGGTGGAAACCAGTTTATGGTGTAAATTTGAGGAGAGATTTGCTTCCTTTTAGCTCTTACTATGACTCCAAAATGGCGAATCTTGGTGGGAAGTTGTTGATTTTGATAGGTAATAACCCCTGGCCTATTTTTCATTACGGGAGACAAGATGTGTGGTGCGTAGAGATTGCTTTGGAAAGACACGGAGATGAGACTTTTGGGCGTGTTGAATCAACTATGCTGGTGCTTACATCACAGAAGTGGCCTTCCATTGAGCTTTCTCGAACTCTTACTATATGA